The Phycisphaeraceae bacterium genome has a segment encoding these proteins:
- a CDS encoding S8 family serine peptidase, with amino-acid sequence MTYAWTLVGYNTLDYPYAIDHNDPNTTIAIIDSGIDMNHPEFEGKIHPASATIVYGSSDLHPIACPCDPSVFDPPDPEGGPTDVEDLLWVGGGTPHGTILAGLIGALTHNETGIAGVCWDCSLLIIRVTPRLLDPCRGCMHTAASLATAIRYAAGWSPGDLECTPATWGPVRARVICTALESIDGYGSSEFCIQTNPLNIAIDQAYERGCIIIAITGNSASTPQDPCWTDDYPDEPACTAGTGGTTTNHPLGWHPKTITVGGACRTGQGWHCHSRINPLRSALGSCRASIFPDYDDTDHVPVLSVVAPIEDIVTTFAYDEVTEQGAEYGFLNSFSAGTSWASPQVAGIVALMLKVNPGLSFEDVKCILEATATDIGPTGYDKWTGYGLVNAREAVKYAMILCMPANFNGDENIDTLDPIDFLIAYGQGDVTADLDLDGQHTEADLAIFLSSYLAE; translated from the coding sequence GTGACGTATGCGTGGACGCTGGTCGGGTATAACACGCTCGATTATCCATACGCGATCGATCACAACGATCCGAACACGACGATTGCAATCATCGATTCCGGGATCGACATGAACCACCCGGAGTTTGAGGGCAAGATTCATCCGGCAAGCGCGACGATCGTGTATGGCAGTTCCGATTTGCATCCAATAGCATGTCCTTGCGACCCAAGTGTCTTTGATCCTCCTGATCCAGAAGGTGGCCCGACAGATGTCGAAGATCTACTTTGGGTTGGAGGTGGAACACCACACGGCACAATTTTGGCAGGCCTTATTGGTGCGTTAACCCACAATGAGACCGGTATTGCTGGCGTGTGCTGGGATTGCAGCTTGCTGATAATCAGGGTGACTCCGCGGTTGCTTGATCCCTGTCGAGGCTGCATGCACACGGCAGCGTCTCTCGCCACTGCCATTCGTTACGCTGCGGGCTGGAGTCCCGGAGACCTGGAATGCACTCCAGCCACATGGGGCCCGGTTCGTGCGCGGGTCATCTGCACGGCTCTTGAAAGTATCGATGGGTATGGCTCATCCGAGTTCTGCATTCAAACAAACCCACTCAACATCGCCATCGACCAAGCCTACGAACGCGGCTGTATTATCATTGCCATCACCGGCAACAGTGCGTCGACGCCGCAAGATCCCTGCTGGACTGATGACTACCCCGACGAACCGGCATGCACAGCCGGGACTGGCGGCACGACTACGAATCACCCGCTCGGGTGGCATCCTAAAACGATCACTGTCGGCGGTGCGTGCCGGACTGGGCAGGGATGGCATTGTCATTCGCGCATTAATCCGCTGCGGTCGGCGCTGGGTTCGTGCAGAGCAAGTATCTTTCCTGATTATGACGACACAGATCATGTTCCTGTCCTGAGCGTTGTCGCGCCGATTGAGGATATTGTGACGACGTTTGCATATGACGAAGTGACGGAGCAGGGTGCTGAGTATGGGTTTCTGAACTCATTTTCCGCTGGCACGTCGTGGGCTTCGCCGCAGGTTGCGGGTATTGTGGCGTTGATGCTGAAGGTGAATCCGGGCCTTTCTTTTGAAGATGTGAAGTGCATTCTGGAAGCAACTGCGACTGACATCGGGCCGACGGGATATGACAAGTGGACAGGTTATGGCCTGGTCAATGCGCGCGAGGCGGTGAAATATGCGATGATCCTCTGCATGCCCGCAAACTTCAACGGCGATGAGAACATCGACACGCTCGACCCCATCGACTTTCTCATCGCCTACGGCCAGGGGGACGTGACGGCTGACCTTGATCTCGACGGCCAGCACACCGAAGCGGATCTGGCGATCTTTCTGAGCAGTTACCTTGCGGAGTGA
- a CDS encoding FAD:protein FMN transferase, with amino-acid sequence MHRPWMNVLTSGMVLLAWVASASGQTPLARYECTRIVMGVAARVVFFAQDEAAARQAERAVYARLNHLDAVMSDYRKDSELMLLCSREAGVWHEVSDDLCTVLWWAKDLADLSSGAFDPTVGPTVRLWRAARQSGEIPDANELEAARQVTGHELMEVDVATRRVRLAAAGMSLDLGGIGKGFAADEALRTLAELGIASALIDLGGDITVSHPPPGEAGWRVRVEAGSTDAIELIVAHAAVATSGDREQFVIIAGERFSHIIDPRDGHALTHNAATTVIARSGTLADALASAACVLAASGDEQTLASLSARFDEAWMRVTAHGRSAEFGTLYER; translated from the coding sequence ATGCACAGGCCATGGATGAACGTGCTGACGAGCGGCATGGTGCTCCTTGCGTGGGTCGCGTCGGCAAGCGGTCAAACCCCCCTTGCCCGCTACGAGTGTACACGAATCGTCATGGGCGTTGCAGCACGGGTCGTGTTTTTTGCTCAGGACGAAGCCGCCGCCCGCCAGGCCGAGCGTGCGGTGTATGCCCGACTCAACCACCTCGACGCCGTCATGAGCGACTACCGCAAAGACAGCGAACTCATGCTCCTGTGCTCACGCGAGGCTGGCGTCTGGCACGAAGTCAGCGACGACCTGTGCACCGTGCTGTGGTGGGCCAAAGACCTGGCGGATCTGAGCAGCGGCGCGTTCGATCCCACCGTCGGGCCGACCGTGCGCCTGTGGCGAGCTGCCAGACAAAGCGGGGAAATACCCGACGCCAACGAACTCGAAGCCGCCCGGCAGGTCACCGGCCACGAACTCATGGAAGTGGACGTTGCCACGCGCCGCGTACGGCTGGCCGCCGCCGGAATGTCGCTCGATCTGGGCGGCATCGGCAAGGGCTTCGCCGCCGACGAAGCCCTCCGCACGCTGGCAGAACTCGGCATCGCTTCGGCACTGATCGACCTGGGGGGCGATATCACGGTCAGCCATCCGCCGCCGGGCGAAGCGGGCTGGCGGGTGCGAGTCGAAGCCGGGTCCACAGACGCGATTGAGTTGATAGTGGCCCATGCAGCGGTTGCAACCTCGGGCGATCGCGAGCAGTTCGTCATCATCGCCGGCGAGCGCTTCTCACACATCATCGACCCGCGCGACGGCCACGCACTGACGCACAATGCAGCCACGACCGTCATCGCCCGCAGCGGCACCCTGGCCGACGCACTGGCAAGCGCAGCCTGCGTGCTGGCAGCCAGTGGCGACGAACAGACGCTCGCCAGTCTCTCCGCCCGCTTTGACGAAGCCTGGATGCGCGTGACAGCACACGGGCGGAGTGCCGAGTTCGGAACGTTGTATGAACGCTGA
- a CDS encoding SUMF1/EgtB/PvdO family nonheme iron enzyme encodes MIDQPSIMPSPDDAHAQSRRLRTVPGTALEFTMVKIPAGVVSLPGPDGAAIDVKVGPFWAMTTELTWDLYDVFVFNLDEQGTQADAVSRPSRPYIPPDRGFGHAGYPAISMTTRGAEGFCQWLSAKTGRTYRLPTMAEWKHMALAGAAGPYSFADAATIDDHAWTARNTDEATRPVGQKLPNAFGLYDMHGNVMEWVRTLDGKGFRAAGGSYRDEPAESTADSFAEQDWEWNMTDPQIPKSTWWLSDASWVGMRIICDDETVGETSQPPAATHNPAQGHEP; translated from the coding sequence GTGATCGATCAGCCTTCGATCATGCCTTCGCCTGATGATGCGCATGCTCAGTCGCGCCGCTTGCGCACGGTTCCGGGCACGGCGCTTGAGTTCACGATGGTGAAGATTCCGGCGGGCGTGGTGTCGCTGCCTGGGCCTGATGGCGCGGCGATCGATGTGAAGGTCGGGCCTTTCTGGGCGATGACGACCGAACTGACATGGGATCTGTATGACGTGTTCGTGTTCAATCTTGACGAGCAGGGCACGCAGGCCGACGCGGTCAGCAGGCCCAGCCGCCCATACATTCCGCCCGATCGTGGTTTCGGGCACGCGGGGTACCCGGCGATCAGCATGACGACGCGCGGGGCTGAGGGGTTCTGCCAATGGCTCAGCGCCAAGACGGGGCGGACGTATCGCCTGCCGACGATGGCCGAGTGGAAGCACATGGCGCTGGCGGGGGCGGCGGGGCCGTACTCATTTGCCGATGCGGCGACGATCGACGACCACGCCTGGACCGCGCGCAACACCGACGAAGCCACGCGCCCTGTCGGACAGAAACTTCCCAATGCGTTTGGCCTGTATGACATGCACGGGAACGTCATGGAATGGGTCCGCACGCTCGATGGCAAGGGCTTTCGGGCGGCGGGGGGGTCGTATCGCGACGAGCCTGCAGAGTCCACCGCCGATTCGTTTGCCGAGCAGGACTGGGAATGGAACATGACCGACCCGCAGATCCCCAAGAGCACGTGGTGGCTTTCGGACGCCAGCTGGGTGGGGATGCGGATCATCTGCGACGATGAAACCGTCGGCGAAACATCGCAACCTCCTGCTGCCACACACAACCCTGCGCAAGGACATGAACCATGA